One segment of Marinitoga hydrogenitolerans DSM 16785 DNA contains the following:
- a CDS encoding radical SAM protein, giving the protein MKLKLSYATAVLLGLKKGKINFEMPTAYLMLGEKCVYNCSFCAQAREAKSDKDYLSRIKWPEYSLEKFIEKITNYNSFKRLCVQVVNSENYFGDLIEFLDRIKNLHILKAISLRPKNMEEVDEIFNYNIDNLGISIDVANKDLFSKIRGGSFDSLFNILVKSSMKYPGKVTTHIIVGLGETDEDLIDIMLEMKKYNILVSLFAFTPIQGTFFEDEVPPSIERYRKIQFAREIIEKKNIEKKDFKFKNGHLIELPEVEFSIEEAIKTSGCSYCTRPFYNEKPNKLLYNVPQKRKS; this is encoded by the coding sequence ATGAAACTTAAATTATCTTATGCTACAGCGGTTTTATTGGGATTAAAGAAAGGAAAGATTAATTTTGAAATGCCCACAGCTTATTTAATGTTAGGTGAAAAATGTGTATACAACTGCAGTTTTTGTGCTCAAGCAAGAGAAGCAAAGTCTGACAAAGACTATTTATCAAGGATAAAATGGCCAGAATATTCTTTAGAAAAATTTATTGAGAAAATAACCAATTATAATTCATTTAAAAGATTGTGTGTTCAAGTTGTAAATTCTGAAAATTATTTTGGAGATTTGATAGAATTTTTAGATAGGATTAAAAATTTACATATATTAAAAGCGATTTCTTTGCGGCCTAAAAATATGGAAGAAGTTGACGAAATATTTAATTATAATATAGATAATTTAGGGATTTCTATAGATGTGGCAAATAAAGATTTGTTTTCAAAAATTAGGGGAGGGAGTTTTGACTCTCTCTTTAACATTTTAGTAAAATCTTCCATGAAATATCCAGGGAAAGTAACAACACATATTATAGTTGGTTTGGGTGAAACAGATGAAGATTTAATAGATATAATGCTTGAAATGAAAAAATATAACATCTTAGTTTCATTATTTGCATTTACCCCAATTCAAGGAACATTTTTTGAAGATGAAGTCCCTCCTTCAATTGAGAGATATAGAAAGATTCAATTTGCAAGAGAAATAATTGAGAAAAAAAATATAGAAAAAAAAGATTTTAAATTTAAAAATGGGCATTTAATAGAATTACCAGAAGTAGAATTTTCTATTGAAGAAGCGATTAAAACAAGTGGATGTTCTTATTGTACAAGACCTTTTTATAACGAAAAACCAAACAAATTATTATATAATGTACCACAAAAAAGAAAATCTTGA
- a CDS encoding HAMP domain-containing histidine kinase, translating to MSKCSKPFIIIYLLIVATFTFFIFLIKADIEKYEKNKEIMKLKTIIFQTDEKLRESIFHYIKYDHFNFKPFKLIIYNNENKVYTDFKDVENTFFYKKIEINNTSYLYGYVLPEYISYLNQFSDLNIILSYNNNLYPKTSIPRKYFSFNFNDMTFYIIPDKRFYMLFFDKLLIFIIINLILFSLLLFFLKRTYYYATNDLRSLSEFITHNNDNKIKLKTKDGIVLKSKLSHILNEFENAEKMLFDFKKELNIVKKKNDTLINDLIFSIYTPLQNLVNSINLDLPNDLKKSSINKNISEINNIIEKFKYIFLFETTITKQSFFEFFDINKFHNELIYSLSLYTKKNHIVVKKETTLKNPIIFSNREKLYKILYEILTLSLDEKEKGSIIIIYSLINNTLEIKIIDKDNIFNDYILLLNTQNIFDKTNIKLYDIALIKKFIKDLNGKLFLNQTESDTIIKIEVPIDCIEFVKNYDFITLKNSYLTKLIEKNYTVNQANNYLNELISIYIKTLKNPTKDNIEKIKYHLEKSDFKMLQNWLEFILLNYEDKKIKIFKELVIKKLGSL from the coding sequence ATGAGTAAATGTTCAAAACCTTTTATAATTATATATTTATTAATAGTCGCAACCTTTACTTTTTTTATTTTTCTTATAAAAGCGGATATTGAAAAATATGAAAAGAACAAAGAAATAATGAAATTAAAGACTATAATTTTTCAGACAGATGAAAAATTGAGAGAAAGCATCTTTCATTATATAAAATATGATCATTTTAATTTCAAACCATTTAAATTGATAATTTATAATAATGAAAATAAAGTTTATACTGATTTCAAAGATGTTGAAAATACTTTTTTTTATAAGAAAATTGAAATAAACAATACTTCATATTTATATGGTTATGTTTTACCTGAATATATTTCTTATTTAAATCAATTCTCTGATTTAAATATTATTTTAAGTTATAATAATAATTTGTATCCTAAAACTTCTATTCCAAGAAAATATTTTAGTTTTAATTTTAATGATATGACCTTTTACATTATACCTGATAAAAGATTTTATATGTTATTTTTTGACAAGTTATTAATATTCATAATTATTAATCTTATCTTATTTTCTTTATTATTATTTTTTCTAAAAAGAACTTATTATTATGCCACAAATGATCTTAGAAGTTTATCAGAATTTATTACTCACAATAATGATAATAAGATTAAATTAAAAACAAAAGATGGTATTGTTTTAAAATCAAAGCTTTCACATATTCTAAATGAATTTGAAAATGCAGAAAAAATGTTGTTTGATTTTAAAAAGGAGCTTAACATTGTTAAAAAGAAAAATGATACTTTAATAAATGATCTTATTTTTTCTATTTATACTCCTCTTCAAAATCTTGTTAACTCAATAAATTTAGACTTACCAAATGACCTAAAAAAGAGTAGTATTAATAAAAATATTTCTGAAATAAACAATATAATAGAAAAATTTAAATATATTTTCCTTTTTGAAACAACAATTACAAAGCAGAGTTTTTTTGAATTTTTTGATATCAATAAATTTCACAATGAACTTATTTACTCATTATCTCTTTATACCAAAAAAAATCACATCGTTGTTAAAAAAGAAACTACCCTTAAAAATCCTATTATCTTTTCCAATAGAGAAAAATTATACAAAATATTGTATGAAATATTAACATTATCTCTTGACGAAAAAGAAAAAGGTAGTATTATTATTATTTATTCTTTAATTAACAACACGCTTGAAATAAAAATTATAGATAAAGATAATATATTCAATGATTATATTTTACTATTAAATACTCAAAATATTTTTGATAAAACAAACATAAAATTGTATGATATTGCTTTAATAAAAAAATTTATTAAAGATTTAAATGGAAAATTATTTTTAAACCAAACTGAATCAGATACAATTATTAAAATAGAAGTTCCTATAGATTGTATTGAATTTGTAAAAAATTATGATTTTATTACACTAAAGAATTCATATTTAACTAAACTCATTGAAAAAAACTATACAGTAAACCAAGCAAACAACTATTTAAACGAACTTATATCGATTTATATTAAGACATTAAAAAATCCAACAAAAGATAATATAGAAAAAATAAAATACCATTTGGAAAAGAGTGATTTTAAGATGTTACAAAATTGGCTGGAATTTATATTACTAAATTACGAAGATAAAAAGATTAAAATTTTTAAAGAACTTGTAATAAAAAAATTGGGGAGTTTATAA
- a CDS encoding efflux RND transporter permease subunit yields the protein MKKKYLLIAEFLTRNYKWLLIIFFIFSVGIIYNLKNLKINSDLLELLPKDDPIVVSYRDELQHQSESEVMIVAFYIDDNTDYKKLALDFYSRMKNIHEFKALAKTDISLLLSYGFLNVSNSKLIDELMNNIKETFNAFSSVNPYDFKSFEYINNTLFLLDKLNKNFETSKETDPMLGFYTLSPDKKIMVMGVTFNEPTSNLIFVNNIIPKVKKVLSSINQKYSIKTGLTGAYIYTYEANKTVSFDFSITTYLSIILIIIIFYFTFGNLITTILVFINLLISVGITLGLSAIIFKELNILTSFVAAITLGLGIDYGIHITSRLITEFKERKNYVEALAITYETVLVPVIFGVLTTIFVFISLIFMKLPAFTEMALISGMGLLVFSLIMVFVTPIIFYPFRSIILKTYRENKINIWFQKLGDWIPKKRKIILFYISIFIIFFSIFGIINFANFSYTPPGLAPTNAESTKVFNDIAKHFGTSLFNEMQFIVGVDEDSKKIIEELKKSPYVSKVESYLDILKKQLGDFEKLKIKTQEISELVNDPFSVAVLKKYGIYSETLKIIDLAAKAKNEKEFILGITELIPENLRKNILINKDNKAYFIVYVTPSINLNINNGMKHFFDSLKSYLNRFLGNKKALYRLMYIIESRFYYVILFSVFMIGILTYFSRKSFKETLIAIFGLLFTNLATFGIIYFFDINATFLTIISLPLIFGIGVDGYIHIFHAIDEDKVHYWHTLKATSLSFLTTVSSFITFQLSRGELLKQFSLTMVLGISIAWVMTVLLIPSLKK from the coding sequence ATGAAAAAAAAATATTTATTAATCGCAGAATTCCTAACTCGAAACTATAAATGGTTATTAATAATATTTTTTATTTTTTCTGTTGGAATTATATATAACTTAAAAAATTTAAAAATTAATTCTGATTTATTGGAATTACTTCCAAAAGATGACCCTATAGTTGTTTCATACAGAGATGAATTACAACATCAATCTGAATCCGAGGTAATGATAGTTGCTTTTTATATTGATGATAATACTGATTATAAAAAACTTGCATTGGATTTCTATAGTAGAATGAAAAACATACATGAATTTAAAGCTTTAGCAAAAACTGATATTTCATTATTGTTATCTTATGGATTTTTAAATGTATCAAATTCCAAATTGATTGATGAATTAATGAATAATATAAAAGAAACTTTTAATGCTTTTTCAAGCGTTAACCCTTATGATTTTAAATCTTTTGAGTATATTAATAATACACTATTTTTATTGGATAAACTTAATAAGAATTTTGAAACTTCTAAAGAAACAGATCCTATGTTGGGATTTTATACTTTATCACCTGATAAAAAAATTATGGTCATGGGGGTCACTTTTAACGAACCAACCTCAAATCTAATCTTTGTAAATAATATTATTCCTAAAGTAAAAAAAGTATTATCTAGTATTAACCAGAAATATTCAATCAAAACAGGTTTAACCGGAGCTTATATATATACTTATGAAGCCAATAAAACTGTTTCTTTTGATTTTTCAATTACAACGTATTTATCAATTATTCTAATTATAATAATTTTTTATTTCACTTTTGGTAATTTAATAACTACAATATTAGTTTTCATTAATTTATTAATCTCTGTGGGAATAACTTTGGGTTTATCTGCTATTATTTTTAAAGAATTAAATATTTTAACTTCGTTTGTTGCTGCTATAACTTTAGGTTTAGGTATAGACTATGGAATTCATATTACCAGTCGTTTGATTACAGAATTTAAAGAAAGAAAAAATTATGTTGAAGCACTCGCTATAACCTATGAAACTGTGTTGGTTCCTGTTATATTTGGTGTTCTTACAACAATTTTTGTTTTTATCTCTTTAATTTTTATGAAACTTCCTGCTTTTACTGAAATGGCTTTAATTAGCGGTATGGGTTTATTAGTTTTTTCATTAATTATGGTTTTCGTTACCCCAATTATTTTTTATCCTTTTAGAAGTATCATACTGAAAACATATAGAGAAAATAAAATAAATATATGGTTTCAAAAATTAGGAGACTGGATACCTAAAAAAAGAAAAATAATTTTATTTTATATATCTATTTTTATAATCTTTTTTTCAATATTTGGTATAATTAATTTTGCTAATTTTTCATATACCCCTCCTGGTTTAGCGCCAACAAATGCAGAAAGCACAAAAGTTTTTAATGATATTGCAAAACATTTTGGCACATCTTTATTTAATGAAATGCAATTTATTGTTGGTGTGGATGAAGATTCTAAAAAAATTATTGAAGAGTTAAAAAAATCGCCATATGTTTCTAAAGTTGAAAGCTATTTGGATATTTTGAAAAAACAATTAGGTGATTTTGAAAAATTAAAGATCAAAACTCAAGAAATTTCAGAATTAGTAAATGATCCTTTTTCTGTTGCTGTTTTAAAAAAATACGGAATATATTCCGAAACACTTAAAATAATAGATTTAGCTGCAAAAGCTAAAAATGAGAAAGAGTTTATTCTGGGAATAACTGAGTTAATACCAGAAAATCTGAGAAAAAATATTTTAATCAATAAAGATAATAAAGCTTATTTTATCGTATATGTTACTCCTTCAATTAATCTAAATATAAACAATGGAATGAAACATTTTTTTGATTCATTAAAATCTTATCTAAACCGATTTTTGGGAAATAAAAAAGCTTTATATAGATTAATGTATATTATAGAAAGTAGATTTTATTATGTTATTTTATTTTCAGTTTTTATGATCGGAATTTTAACCTATTTTTCCAGAAAATCATTTAAAGAAACTCTAATTGCTATATTTGGTTTACTTTTTACCAATTTAGCAACATTTGGAATAATTTACTTTTTTGATATTAACGCAACATTCTTAACTATAATTTCATTGCCGTTAATATTTGGTATTGGTGTTGATGGATATATCCATATTTTCCATGCTATTGATGAAGATAAGGTTCATTATTGGCATACTTTAAAAGCTACTAGTTTATCATTTTTAACAACAGTATCATCATTTATCACTTTTCAATTATCTCGTGGTGAATTGCTTAAACAATTTAGTTTAACTATGGTTTTAGGCATTTCCATTGCATGGGTTATGACAGTATTATTAATACCTTCTTTGAAAAAATGA
- a CDS encoding RnfABCDGE type electron transport complex subunit G, translated as MKEYIKTGFILMLFIVISGFIVSIVYVSVKPAIDNAELQAKLKAIKKVLENSNGEGLLISKDEIPKTSKELENAVWDSNENGILYSNANSKVYSPVYRYINDKGQEIYILTVSSVGFGGEVISVISFVKDKVEKIYFNGLEVISYSQETPGLGANIAQDNVKKRFYPISYEGLIKGVKVNKDAGVLLNTPEKMKEGKEKGIIQTSDIMTGATITPRAVANSINAGFEYLKSKGVIQ; from the coding sequence ATGAAAGAATATATAAAAACAGGTTTTATATTAATGTTATTTATAGTTATTTCAGGATTTATTGTTTCAATTGTATATGTTTCAGTAAAACCGGCAATTGATAATGCAGAATTGCAGGCTAAATTAAAGGCCATTAAAAAAGTATTAGAAAATTCAAACGGTGAAGGTTTATTGATTTCAAAAGATGAAATTCCTAAAACTTCTAAAGAATTAGAAAATGCAGTTTGGGATTCAAATGAAAATGGAATATTATATTCAAATGCGAATTCAAAGGTTTATTCTCCTGTGTATAGATATATAAATGATAAAGGACAAGAAATATATATATTAACAGTGTCAAGTGTAGGTTTTGGTGGTGAAGTAATTTCAGTTATATCTTTTGTTAAAGATAAAGTAGAAAAAATTTATTTTAATGGGTTAGAAGTAATATCTTATTCACAGGAAACACCAGGGTTAGGAGCAAATATAGCTCAGGATAATGTAAAAAAGAGATTTTATCCAATTTCATATGAAGGGTTGATTAAAGGAGTTAAGGTTAACAAAGATGCAGGTGTTCTTTTAAATACTCCAGAAAAAATGAAAGAAGGAAAAGAAAAAGGAATTATACAAACAAGTGATATTATGACAGGTGCAACTATTACACCAAGAGCTGTAGCTAATTCTATAAATGCAGGATTTGAATACCTCAAATCCAAAGGGGTGATTCAATAA
- the rsxA gene encoding electron transport complex subunit RsxA: MKLFFIFLSAILVNNFVLSRFLGICPFLGVSKKISSASGMSMAVIFVMVISSVITWFLNLLLVKLGLEFLITIVFILVIATLVQFIEFYIKKVSPHLYEALGIYLPLITTNCAILGLALINVINNYTLIETIVNSLGAGLGFGMALIIFSAMRERMDYYDIPEPFKGTAIALITAGLLSMAFMGFSGLIKI; encoded by the coding sequence ATGAAGTTATTTTTTATATTTCTATCAGCAATATTAGTAAATAATTTTGTTTTATCAAGATTTTTGGGAATATGTCCTTTTTTAGGCGTATCTAAAAAGATAAGTTCTGCTTCTGGAATGTCAATGGCAGTTATTTTCGTAATGGTTATATCTAGTGTGATAACATGGTTTTTAAATCTATTATTAGTAAAATTGGGATTAGAATTCTTAATTACAATAGTTTTTATTTTGGTTATAGCAACATTAGTTCAATTTATAGAATTTTATATAAAAAAAGTATCGCCTCATTTGTATGAAGCATTAGGTATATATTTACCATTAATTACAACTAATTGTGCAATATTGGGGTTAGCCTTGATTAATGTTATAAATAATTATACTTTAATAGAAACAATAGTTAATTCTCTTGGAGCAGGATTAGGTTTTGGTATGGCTTTAATCATATTTTCAGCTATGCGTGAAAGAATGGATTACTATGATATTCCTGAGCCATTTAAAGGAACTGCTATAGCTTTAATAACCGCAGGCCTATTATCAATGGCTTTTATGGGATTTTCAGGTCTCATAAAAATATAA
- a CDS encoding RnfABCDGE type electron transport complex subunit D, which yields MKLNIAAAPHFRTKDNVRSVMIDVLIALIPSVIVSTWVFGLRALWIMLYTMVLAEVMELFIMKVLRKQKNFKSDFSASVTGLLLAMNLSLAVNWWQILIGTFAAIVLGKHVYGGLGKNIFNPALVGRVFMLISFPVAMTTWYRPFYFKYDTITTATPLAILKEKGVDVLNNYSDYSINLKSLFVGTIPGSIGEVSALALIIGFIYLVVRGRIKIWIPVTYISTVFVIASIFYLSDPTKYALPLFHVFAGGLMLGALFMATDMVTSPMTVKGQIIFGLGLGLITMIIRLFGGYPEGVSFSILIMNALVPLIDIYAKPRIFGTSRGGKK from the coding sequence ATGAAGTTGAATATTGCTGCTGCACCACATTTTAGAACAAAAGATAATGTTAGATCTGTTATGATAGATGTTTTAATTGCCCTCATTCCATCTGTTATTGTTTCAACATGGGTATTTGGTTTAAGAGCTTTATGGATAATGTTGTATACAATGGTATTAGCTGAAGTAATGGAATTATTTATAATGAAGGTCTTAAGAAAACAAAAAAATTTTAAATCAGATTTTAGTGCATCAGTAACAGGGCTTTTATTAGCTATGAATTTAAGCTTAGCAGTGAATTGGTGGCAAATATTAATTGGAACATTCGCTGCAATTGTATTAGGAAAACATGTTTATGGAGGATTAGGTAAAAATATATTTAATCCTGCATTAGTTGGAAGGGTATTTATGTTAATATCATTCCCAGTAGCAATGACAACATGGTATAGGCCATTTTACTTCAAATACGATACAATTACAACAGCGACACCTTTGGCTATTTTAAAAGAAAAAGGCGTAGATGTATTAAATAATTATTCTGATTATTCAATTAATTTAAAATCATTATTTGTAGGAACAATTCCTGGTTCTATAGGTGAAGTAAGTGCTTTAGCTTTAATAATTGGATTTATATATTTAGTTGTTCGTGGAAGAATTAAAATATGGATTCCAGTTACGTATATTTCTACAGTATTTGTTATTGCATCTATATTTTATTTATCTGATCCCACAAAATATGCATTACCATTATTCCATGTATTTGCTGGGGGATTAATGCTAGGTGCATTGTTTATGGCAACAGATATGGTAACAAGTCCTATGACAGTTAAAGGTCAAATAATTTTTGGATTGGGATTAGGCTTAATTACTATGATAATTAGACTTTTTGGTGGTTATCCTGAAGGAGTATCTTTTTCGATTTTAATTATGAACGCATTAGTTCCATTAATTGATATATATGCAAAACCACGTATTTTCGGAACTTCAAGAGGTGGTAAAAAATGA
- the rsxC gene encoding electron transport complex subunit RsxC — protein sequence MSLLTFRGGVHPPEKKELAEHKEIKFLPLPEKVYIYTTNHIGAPAKILVEPGQKVKTGQKIGEANGFISANIHSSVTGEVVEIVKMTNAATGTKNDVIVIQRTGEDEWDLISGYGDYSKKTPEEIIGIVKEAGIVGLGGAMFPSHVKMSVPKGKKAEYLIINAAECEPYITIDYRMMLEKSVEIVKGIKIIMHATGVKKAYIGIENNKPAAIEKMKEAVSGEPIEIKVLKTKYPQGAEKQLIYAITKKEVPSGGLPLDVGAIVFNVSTTYAIYEAVEKGKPLVERGITLTGEGIKNPGNFIYRIGTLTKDLLNHVGLVEEEKIDRILYGGPMMGIPLPNIELPTFKGNNALTVMTKDIVPHKEVFPCIRCSKCVQVCPINLMPYLLKMQVEKREYDKSLEYGLMDCIECGSCSFACPAGIELVKTFKTGKKVARALKGRAKK from the coding sequence ATGTCTCTATTAACTTTCAGAGGAGGAGTTCACCCACCAGAAAAGAAAGAGTTGGCAGAACATAAGGAAATTAAGTTTTTGCCATTACCAGAAAAAGTGTATATATACACAACAAATCATATAGGGGCACCAGCAAAAATTTTGGTAGAGCCAGGTCAAAAAGTGAAAACCGGTCAAAAGATTGGTGAAGCGAATGGTTTTATTTCTGCTAACATTCATTCTTCAGTTACAGGAGAAGTGGTAGAAATTGTTAAAATGACAAACGCTGCAACAGGTACAAAAAATGATGTAATTGTTATTCAAAGGACAGGAGAAGATGAATGGGATTTAATCTCAGGATATGGTGATTATTCCAAGAAAACACCAGAAGAAATTATTGGTATAGTTAAAGAAGCAGGAATAGTAGGTTTAGGTGGAGCCATGTTTCCTTCGCATGTGAAAATGTCTGTTCCTAAAGGTAAGAAAGCAGAATATCTAATTATTAATGCTGCAGAGTGTGAACCATATATAACAATTGATTATAGAATGATGTTAGAAAAGTCTGTTGAAATTGTAAAAGGTATAAAAATTATCATGCATGCAACTGGAGTGAAGAAAGCTTACATAGGTATTGAAAATAATAAGCCTGCAGCAATAGAAAAAATGAAAGAAGCAGTTTCTGGTGAACCAATAGAAATAAAAGTATTAAAAACAAAATACCCTCAAGGGGCAGAAAAACAATTGATTTATGCTATAACAAAAAAAGAAGTTCCTTCAGGTGGATTACCTTTAGATGTAGGAGCTATAGTTTTTAATGTTTCAACAACTTATGCAATATATGAAGCTGTAGAAAAAGGAAAACCTTTAGTAGAAAGAGGTATTACATTAACAGGTGAAGGTATAAAAAATCCAGGTAATTTTATTTATAGGATTGGTACATTAACTAAAGATTTGCTTAATCATGTAGGATTAGTTGAAGAGGAAAAAATAGATAGAATTTTATATGGTGGGCCAATGATGGGAATACCTCTTCCTAATATTGAATTACCAACATTTAAAGGAAATAATGCTTTAACAGTAATGACAAAAGATATAGTACCTCATAAAGAAGTATTTCCATGTATTAGATGTTCGAAATGTGTACAGGTTTGTCCTATCAATTTAATGCCATATTTGTTAAAAATGCAAGTTGAAAAAAGGGAATACGATAAATCTCTTGAATATGGATTAATGGATTGTATAGAATGTGGATCGTGTTCATTTGCATGTCCAGCAGGAATAGAATTAGTAAAAACTTTTAAAACGGGAAAAAAAGTTGCAAGAGCTTTAAAAGGGAGGGCTAAAAAATGA
- a CDS encoding (Fe-S)-binding protein, with amino-acid sequence MSIIINSVILLAILGFFAGSFLAFAEKKFEVKEDVRVIFAESLLPGINCGACGYPGCSGFAKGFVNGDVKPDGCLPGKRQGVPEKLIKLSKISDDELNKIWEEIGENPDKIKEKF; translated from the coding sequence ATGTCTATAATTATAAATTCAGTGATATTACTTGCAATATTAGGTTTTTTTGCAGGTTCATTTTTAGCTTTTGCTGAAAAGAAATTTGAAGTAAAAGAAGATGTTAGAGTTATTTTTGCGGAGAGCTTGCTACCTGGTATTAATTGTGGAGCTTGTGGGTATCCGGGATGTTCAGGTTTTGCAAAGGGATTTGTAAATGGAGATGTAAAGCCGGACGGATGTCTTCCTGGAAAAAGACAAGGCGTTCCAGAAAAACTCATAAAATTATCTAAAATATCTGATGATGAACTAAATAAAATATGGGAGGAAATAGGAGAAAATCCAGATAAAATAAAAGAAAAATTCTAA
- the rsxE gene encoding electron transport complex subunit RsxE: MANIKNLKVGLFEQNPIFVQVLGMCPTLATTTNAENALGMGLATLAVLIMSNIVVSSIKKWVPKNIRIPIYIVVIASFVTMIDLLMHGYTYDLWKTLGLFIPLIVVNCIILGRAESFASKNTVLDSIYDALGMGLGFTGALVLLGSVRELLGNGTIFGLPIWGDAMKLYIMILPPGAFLVLGMLLAMFNAKGIYDRNKVKAGERK; this comes from the coding sequence ATGGCTAATATTAAAAACCTAAAAGTGGGATTGTTTGAACAAAATCCAATATTTGTCCAAGTGTTAGGGATGTGTCCAACTCTTGCAACAACAACAAATGCAGAAAATGCATTAGGTATGGGATTGGCAACATTAGCAGTATTGATTATGTCAAATATAGTTGTTTCTTCAATAAAAAAATGGGTTCCTAAAAATATAAGAATTCCTATATATATAGTTGTTATAGCTTCATTTGTTACAATGATTGATTTATTAATGCATGGATATACATATGATTTATGGAAAACATTAGGTTTATTTATTCCTTTAATAGTTGTTAACTGTATAATTTTAGGTCGTGCGGAATCTTTTGCGTCAAAAAATACAGTGTTAGACTCTATTTATGATGCATTGGGTATGGGATTAGGCTTTACAGGAGCATTAGTGTTATTAGGTTCTGTTAGAGAATTATTAGGAAATGGTACAATATTTGGTCTTCCAATTTGGGGAGATGCTATGAAATTATATATTATGATTCTTCCACCAGGTGCTTTTTTAGTATTAGGTATGTTGTTAGCAATGTTTAACGCAAAAGGCATTTATGACAGAAATAAAGTAAAGGCTGGTGAAAGGAAATGA